The uncultured Ilyobacter sp. genome has a segment encoding these proteins:
- a CDS encoding Xaa-Pro peptidase family protein, whose translation MAAKRKSKACPALYADRIKRVRAEMEAKKLDGYLVQDRKDQYWLTGFTGEDGYVLVTKKEVALLTDGRFDEAANIQAPWAVKVLREQRTPERTAKELKARRLKRVGFDPDHFTVADFTGTRKAARPVQLIAASGLVLGMRQCKDKGEVDAIVKAIRVSEKAFKKTAKWIKVGMTESDIAAKLAYEMQRLGAKDVSFPTIVAVGPNGALPHYETGDRKVTKNSPILIDWGAEVDWYVSDLTRMIWPGSIPRELAKVNKIVTEAHDAAIAAIKPGVTAHEIDAIARKIITKAGYGSCFNHATGHGMGLDVHEAPRVGKGTNVKLEPGMVITIEPGIYLPGKGGVRLEDDILVTETGSQVLSELPL comes from the coding sequence GTGGCTGCCAAACGAAAGAGCAAAGCGTGCCCCGCGTTGTATGCGGATCGCATCAAGCGCGTGCGGGCCGAAATGGAAGCGAAGAAGCTCGACGGCTACCTGGTCCAGGACCGCAAGGATCAGTATTGGCTGACGGGTTTCACGGGCGAAGACGGCTACGTGCTGGTCACCAAGAAGGAAGTCGCCCTGCTGACCGACGGGCGATTCGACGAAGCGGCGAACATCCAGGCTCCCTGGGCGGTCAAAGTGCTGCGTGAGCAGCGCACGCCGGAGCGGACGGCCAAGGAATTGAAAGCTCGCCGGCTGAAGCGTGTCGGCTTCGATCCCGACCATTTCACCGTAGCGGACTTTACGGGTACGCGCAAGGCCGCCCGGCCGGTTCAGCTCATCGCCGCCAGCGGGCTGGTGCTCGGCATGCGGCAGTGCAAGGACAAGGGTGAAGTTGACGCGATCGTCAAGGCAATCCGCGTATCGGAGAAGGCGTTCAAGAAGACCGCCAAGTGGATCAAGGTCGGCATGACCGAGTCAGACATTGCGGCCAAGCTGGCCTACGAGATGCAGCGGCTTGGCGCGAAGGATGTTTCCTTCCCGACGATCGTCGCGGTGGGGCCGAACGGCGCGTTGCCGCACTACGAGACCGGCGATCGCAAAGTCACGAAGAATTCGCCGATCCTGATCGACTGGGGTGCGGAAGTTGACTGGTACGTCAGCGACTTGACCCGCATGATATGGCCCGGTAGCATCCCGCGCGAACTTGCCAAGGTGAACAAGATTGTCACCGAGGCACACGATGCAGCGATCGCGGCGATCAAGCCGGGCGTCACCGCGCACGAAATCGACGCGATTGCGCGTAAGATAATCACGAAAGCCGGCTACGGGTCGTGTTTTAACCACGCGACCGGCCACGGAATGGGGCTCGACGTTCACGAAGCCCCGCGCGTCGGCAAGGGTACGAATGTGAAGCTCGAACCCGGAATGGTCATTACGATCGAGCCGGGGATTTACCTGCCGGGTAAGGGCGGCGTAAGGCTCGAAGACGACATCCTCGTGACCGAAACCGGTTCCCAGGTGTTGTCGGAACTGCCGCTGTAA
- a CDS encoding DUF3800 domain-containing protein: MYLMYVDESGDSGMTNSPSRYFCLSGVVVHELRWKDTLADLLSFRHWLKSTYSVYLDDELHAADMINKPSRVAPSLQRLKKHERLAIVRHFADQIARLSNVRLLNVVVDKQGGVPSAEEVFRRAWYTLFQRFENTIRNQNFPGPKNTDDRGIIFPDQTDGGKLSRYLNEMRMRNPLKVRQPHGAFYYKDEPIKVIIEDPMLRDSRGSFFIQVADCVAFLLKQSIQPCSYMRRHGGSAYFRRLDPVLCRYASYKNPSGIVRL, translated from the coding sequence ATGTACTTGATGTACGTCGACGAAAGCGGCGACAGCGGAATGACCAATTCACCGTCGCGCTACTTCTGTCTGTCCGGTGTTGTGGTTCATGAATTGCGGTGGAAGGACACGCTGGCAGATCTGTTGAGTTTTCGGCACTGGCTCAAATCGACGTACAGCGTATACCTCGATGATGAACTACATGCCGCGGACATGATCAATAAACCATCGCGCGTCGCACCGTCACTTCAGCGTCTCAAGAAGCACGAACGCCTCGCGATTGTCAGGCACTTCGCGGACCAGATCGCCCGGCTGTCGAACGTTCGCCTGCTTAACGTCGTGGTCGACAAACAGGGCGGTGTGCCGAGTGCAGAGGAGGTGTTTCGCCGTGCGTGGTATACGCTATTTCAGAGATTCGAGAACACGATTCGAAATCAGAATTTCCCCGGACCCAAAAACACGGATGATCGCGGGATCATCTTCCCCGATCAAACTGATGGCGGAAAACTGAGCAGGTATTTGAACGAAATGCGGATGCGAAATCCGTTGAAAGTGCGCCAGCCCCACGGTGCGTTCTATTACAAAGACGAGCCAATCAAAGTAATCATTGAAGATCCGATGTTGCGAGACTCACGCGGTTCCTTCTTCATTCAAGTCGCTGATTGCGTAGCGTTTCTGCTGAAACAGAGTATCCAACCGTGCAGCTACATGCGAAGGCATGGTGGATCGGCTTACTTTCGGAGGCTTGATCCCGTACTGTGCCGGTACGCCAGTTACAAGAATCCTTCGGGTATTGTGCGGCTCTGA
- the accC gene encoding acetyl-CoA carboxylase biotin carboxylase subunit: MFSRILVANRGEIALRVIRACRDMGIEAIAVYSQADRDAPYLQLAHDAVCIGPAAAAASYLNPAAIMSAAEITDVEAIHPGYGFLAENSTFAQMCREAKIEFIGPTVEAMDLLGNKVAARQLAKKARVPTVPGSDGAVEDEEAALEIAAKIGYPIMIKASAGGGGRGIRPVHNKAALLSSFRNARAEADAAFKDGTLYMEKLIERPRHVEVQLLGDTRGNVVHLWERDCSLQRRNQKLLEESPSPHITPRTRRKLCAAAVRLAKVAGYHSAGTIEFLVDEKENFYFMELNARIQVEHPVTELVTGLDLVQWQIRIAAGETLNIRQDAIKQRGVAMECRINAESPEHNFRPSPGRIESFVLPGGPGVRVDTHAHAGYMVSPYYDSMIAKLLVHRPTREETIAVLRRALAEFQIGPIPTTIPLHEQILSHPDFVRGDVDTGFIERSLNIAKRTAK; encoded by the coding sequence ATGTTCAGTCGCATTCTCGTCGCCAATCGGGGTGAAATCGCACTGCGGGTAATCCGCGCCTGTCGCGATATGGGTATCGAAGCGATTGCGGTCTATAGCCAGGCCGATCGTGACGCCCCCTATCTGCAACTGGCCCACGACGCCGTGTGCATCGGCCCCGCCGCGGCCGCCGCGTCGTATCTCAATCCGGCGGCGATCATGTCGGCGGCGGAGATTACCGACGTCGAGGCGATTCATCCCGGCTACGGCTTTTTGGCGGAAAACTCGACATTTGCACAGATGTGCCGCGAAGCGAAGATCGAGTTCATCGGTCCGACCGTCGAGGCCATGGATTTGCTCGGCAACAAAGTCGCCGCGCGGCAACTGGCAAAGAAAGCCCGCGTCCCTACCGTGCCCGGCAGCGACGGCGCCGTCGAGGACGAGGAGGCCGCGCTCGAGATCGCCGCGAAGATCGGCTATCCGATCATGATCAAGGCTTCGGCCGGCGGCGGCGGACGCGGAATTCGCCCGGTACACAACAAGGCGGCCCTGCTCAGCAGTTTTCGCAACGCGCGGGCCGAGGCCGATGCCGCGTTCAAAGACGGCACGCTCTATATGGAGAAGCTGATCGAACGGCCGCGGCATGTCGAAGTGCAACTGCTCGGCGATACGCGCGGCAACGTCGTGCATCTGTGGGAGCGTGACTGCTCGCTCCAGAGGCGCAACCAGAAGCTCCTCGAAGAATCGCCCTCGCCGCACATCACGCCGCGCACGCGACGGAAGCTATGCGCCGCGGCGGTGCGATTGGCAAAGGTAGCCGGCTATCACTCGGCCGGTACGATTGAGTTCCTGGTGGACGAGAAGGAAAACTTCTACTTCATGGAGCTCAATGCGCGTATTCAGGTCGAGCATCCGGTGACCGAGCTGGTGACCGGGCTGGATCTGGTGCAGTGGCAAATTCGCATTGCCGCCGGCGAAACGCTGAACATCCGCCAGGACGCGATCAAGCAGCGCGGCGTGGCGATGGAATGCCGCATCAACGCCGAGAGCCCCGAGCACAATTTCCGCCCGTCGCCGGGCCGGATTGAATCCTTTGTGCTGCCGGGCGGGCCCGGTGTACGTGTAGATACCCATGCGCATGCGGGCTACATGGTCAGCCCGTACTACGACTCGATGATCGCCAAGCTGCTGGTTCATCGCCCCACGCGTGAGGAGACGATCGCCGTGTTGAGGCGGGCGCTGGCGGAATTCCAGATTGGCCCCATTCCCACGACGATTCCGCTGCACGAGCAGATCCTGTCGCACCCCGATTTTGTACGCGGCGATGTCGACACGGGGTTCATCGAGCGCAGTCTGAACATCGCCAAGCGCACGGCGAAGTGA
- the gatC gene encoding Asp-tRNA(Asn)/Glu-tRNA(Gln) amidotransferase subunit GatC, whose product MPAAMDESEVRRIADLARLKLRDDEVAALRHELARIIDYFDQLGSVDTEGVAPCASAVAMIDMLRAEEPRPGLTVRQALANSPDVRDNCFRVPPVLDAGSGV is encoded by the coding sequence ATGCCCGCTGCGATGGACGAGTCCGAGGTCCGCCGGATTGCCGACTTGGCGCGCTTGAAGCTCCGCGACGATGAAGTCGCTGCTTTGCGTCACGAGCTTGCACGGATCATCGATTACTTTGACCAGCTTGGATCTGTCGATACCGAGGGCGTTGCGCCCTGCGCATCGGCTGTCGCGATGATCGATATGCTGCGCGCCGAGGAGCCGCGTCCTGGTCTGACGGTGCGACAAGCTCTCGCGAATTCGCCCGACGTGCGGGACAACTGTTTCCGCGTGCCGCCCGTGCTCGACGCCGGCTCCGGTGTCTGA
- the gatA gene encoding Asp-tRNA(Asn)/Glu-tRNA(Gln) amidotransferase subunit GatA, producing the protein MGKPCTAIETAQAVRSGELKAAHALGEALQRCELLDAPRGAFIEITAEHAQRHAERIDRDIAAGEAVGPLAGVPIAIKDNIATLAGRTTCGSQMLRNYHSPYDATVIRRIEGAGGLILGKTNLDEFAMGSSTENSALRTTRNPWNPEHVAGGSSGGSAVAVAAGMSPLALGSDTGGSIRQPASFCGVVGLKPTYGRVSRYGLVAYASSLDQIGPMARNVTDCALLLSVVAGHDPHDATSADEPLADYVAALHEEKLAALAPKLRIGHPVEYADEALDNDVRQAVAAALAVYRGLGAQIVEISLPHTPYCVATYYLLATAEASSNLARFDGVHYGERAPNANDIHELYAASRAAGFGAEVKRRIMLGTFALSAGYYDAYYDKARRVRELIRQDFEQAFGQVDLIASPTAPTPAFRRGEKLADPLQMYLADIYTLSANLAGIPAISIPCGFSPNGLPIGLQLMAPALAEARLLQAARIYEREADWTEPWPPGVVEMPV; encoded by the coding sequence GTGGGCAAACCGTGCACTGCTATTGAAACTGCACAGGCCGTTCGAAGCGGCGAATTGAAGGCTGCGCACGCCCTTGGCGAAGCGTTGCAGCGCTGCGAATTGCTCGACGCGCCCCGTGGCGCCTTCATCGAAATCACCGCCGAGCACGCCCAGCGGCATGCCGAGCGCATCGATCGCGACATCGCCGCCGGTGAAGCCGTCGGCCCGCTTGCCGGCGTGCCGATCGCGATCAAGGACAACATCGCCACACTTGCCGGGCGCACGACCTGCGGCTCGCAGATGCTCCGCAACTATCATTCGCCATACGATGCGACCGTCATCCGCCGCATCGAAGGAGCAGGGGGGCTCATTCTCGGCAAGACCAACCTCGACGAGTTCGCGATGGGCTCCTCGACTGAGAACAGCGCCCTGCGAACGACGCGTAACCCATGGAATCCTGAGCACGTTGCCGGCGGATCGTCGGGCGGCTCCGCGGTGGCCGTCGCCGCCGGCATGTCTCCGCTCGCCCTCGGCTCCGACACCGGCGGCTCCATCCGTCAGCCGGCGTCATTCTGCGGCGTCGTCGGTCTCAAGCCAACCTACGGCCGCGTCTCACGCTATGGCCTGGTCGCATACGCATCGAGCCTGGATCAGATCGGCCCGATGGCGCGGAATGTCACCGACTGCGCTCTGTTGCTGAGCGTCGTCGCCGGCCACGATCCCCACGACGCCACCAGCGCCGATGAACCTCTCGCGGACTACGTTGCTGCGCTGCACGAAGAGAAGCTCGCCGCCTTGGCTCCAAAATTGCGCATCGGGCATCCGGTCGAATACGCCGACGAAGCTCTCGATAACGACGTTCGTCAAGCGGTCGCCGCGGCGTTGGCGGTTTATCGCGGCCTGGGCGCGCAGATTGTCGAGATTTCGCTTCCACACACGCCGTACTGCGTCGCGACGTACTACTTGCTCGCAACCGCCGAGGCGTCCAGCAATCTCGCCCGCTTCGATGGTGTGCATTACGGCGAGCGTGCTCCGAACGCGAACGACATCCACGAACTCTACGCAGCCTCGCGTGCGGCCGGCTTCGGGGCCGAGGTCAAACGCCGCATCATGCTCGGCACATTCGCCCTCTCGGCGGGCTATTACGACGCGTACTACGACAAGGCCCGCCGCGTCCGCGAACTGATCCGCCAGGATTTCGAGCAGGCCTTCGGGCAGGTCGACCTCATCGCCAGCCCGACCGCACCCACGCCGGCCTTCCGCCGCGGCGAGAAACTGGCCGACCCACTACAGATGTACCTCGCCGACATCTACACCCTCAGCGCCAACCTCGCCGGCATCCCCGCCATCTCAATCCCCTGCGGCTTTTCGCCGAACGGCTTGCCTATTGGCCTGCAACTAATGGCCCCGGCGCTTGCGGAAGCACGCCTCCTGCAAGCCGCGCGGATCTATGAACGCGAGGCGGATTGGACGGAGCCCTGGCCCCCGGGAGTTGTGGAGATGCCGGTGTGA
- the accB gene encoding acetyl-CoA carboxylase biotin carboxyl carrier protein, with the protein MDIKHIKNLIALMTENDLSDLEVKEGETQIVLRRGKPPVVQAAAPAVVAPVAAPVGEAAPAAPAPAESNDTVIRSPMVGTFYAAPDPDSAPFVNVGDEVNTETVVCLVEAMKVFNEIKAEVSGRLTKVLVSNGQAVEFDQPLFAVAPA; encoded by the coding sequence ATGGATATTAAGCACATCAAGAACCTCATCGCGCTGATGACCGAGAATGACCTCAGCGACCTCGAGGTCAAAGAAGGCGAAACGCAGATAGTCTTGCGGCGCGGCAAGCCGCCGGTCGTGCAGGCCGCGGCTCCGGCCGTCGTCGCTCCCGTGGCGGCCCCGGTTGGCGAAGCCGCACCGGCTGCACCAGCACCGGCGGAAAGCAACGACACGGTGATTCGTTCGCCGATGGTCGGAACGTTCTACGCCGCTCCCGATCCGGATTCGGCTCCGTTCGTCAATGTCGGCGACGAAGTCAACACGGAGACGGTCGTGTGTCTGGTCGAAGCGATGAAGGTCTTCAACGAAATCAAGGCCGAAGTCAGCGGACGCCTCACGAAGGTTCTCGTCAGCAACGGGCAGGCGGTTGAGTTTGATCAGCCCCTGTTTGCTGTGGCCCCTGCCTGA
- a CDS encoding sulfatase: MRNWNLVKASVAGILCWAFLGTGLLATPTASAQEFIDEDTTPDLPEVPRVKREKIHDTNLLLIVVDGLRADHLGTYGYDRPTSPAIDALAKEGVVFERAYMAAANPIPALTSLLTSTWSCEHGMLNAKSQLARARFPITQRYHEAGLNPLLLTSSVYSYAVPPIGRAFKETVVGAPINGQSVDDVLTKQAQRPFLLMIHKTETSVPHLSAPEHTAGFKDVPQAVRDELAARLAQLAPKKKAGGRSDESDDKTPATGLEDIAAECVELYDSSVRLVDDHVASIIAALKEQGEWDNTLVVLTSDHGFGLGEHGEWYRGDGPYDELIHVPLIIRFPQSKFAGKRVSETVCQTDLLPTLNAALKLKGATANYNVRGRDLMPLVKGQELPGADDFMVTTIRMNPRKLITPAQRARGHVSVVAFYGPWKGIWHREPGTLELYNLDDDPGEQNDVAESNPELTLAMKAFARLWRADCSDKAPMRIRQRPQMKRLNR, translated from the coding sequence ATGCGAAACTGGAATCTGGTGAAAGCTTCGGTCGCCGGCATCCTCTGCTGGGCTTTCTTGGGGACAGGGCTACTGGCCACGCCAACCGCGTCGGCCCAGGAGTTTATTGACGAGGATACCACGCCTGATCTGCCCGAGGTGCCCCGCGTCAAACGCGAGAAGATTCACGATACCAATCTGCTGCTGATTGTGGTGGACGGCCTGCGGGCTGACCACCTCGGCACGTACGGCTACGACCGCCCCACCAGCCCGGCGATTGACGCTTTGGCCAAAGAAGGCGTCGTGTTCGAGCGAGCCTACATGGCGGCGGCGAACCCGATTCCAGCCCTGACGTCGCTGCTGACGTCCACCTGGAGTTGTGAGCACGGGATGTTAAACGCCAAGTCGCAGCTCGCGCGGGCAAGATTCCCGATCACGCAGCGTTACCACGAGGCGGGGTTGAATCCGCTGCTGCTGACGTCGAGCGTTTATTCGTACGCGGTTCCGCCGATCGGCCGGGCTTTCAAGGAGACGGTGGTCGGAGCACCGATCAACGGCCAGAGTGTCGACGACGTGCTCACGAAGCAGGCGCAGCGTCCCTTCCTGCTGATGATTCACAAGACCGAAACATCGGTTCCGCACCTGTCGGCTCCGGAGCACACCGCCGGTTTCAAGGACGTCCCGCAGGCCGTGCGCGACGAGTTGGCCGCACGGCTGGCGCAGCTTGCCCCAAAGAAAAAAGCCGGCGGAAGAAGTGACGAGAGTGACGACAAGACGCCCGCAACCGGCCTGGAAGACATAGCCGCCGAGTGCGTTGAGTTGTACGACAGTTCGGTGCGTCTCGTGGATGACCACGTCGCTTCGATCATCGCTGCCCTCAAGGAACAGGGCGAATGGGACAACACGCTGGTCGTGCTGACCTCCGACCACGGCTTCGGGCTGGGCGAACATGGGGAGTGGTATCGCGGCGACGGCCCGTATGACGAGTTGATCCACGTGCCGTTGATCATTCGATTCCCGCAATCCAAGTTCGCGGGCAAACGCGTCAGCGAGACAGTTTGCCAGACGGATCTTCTGCCAACGCTGAATGCGGCGTTGAAGCTGAAAGGTGCGACCGCGAATTACAACGTGCGCGGCCGCGATCTGATGCCGCTGGTCAAGGGGCAGGAACTGCCCGGCGCGGATGACTTCATGGTCACGACGATTCGCATGAACCCGCGCAAGCTGATTACGCCGGCACAGCGCGCCCGCGGACACGTGAGCGTGGTGGCCTTCTACGGTCCGTGGAAAGGGATCTGGCACCGTGAGCCGGGCACGCTGGAGTTGTACAACCTGGACGACGATCCCGGCGAGCAGAACGACGTAGCCGAGAGTAATCCTGAGTTGACGTTGGCGATGAAGGCTTTCGCACGACTGTGGCGCGCGGATTGTTCCGACAAGGCGCCGATGCGCATTCGTCAGCGCCCGCAGATGAAGCGTCTGAACCGCTAG
- a CDS encoding MFS transporter → MGESPESRAQSVPASIEDGVATPPRALRPAVALVGQILYMLCYSTLFANIMWLMPMLVRLRFGDDNPDIKDWQTTLVTAAIPTLMMFSIFWAELLSWIRVRTYLLLFWLVAALPLGLISLAGDYWQFLACHVVSCIGFASWPPVYGKLLKQFYPDSIRGRAYAVLNLTMFAGSAGAVYLVGRWLEQRPDAFRMFFVGACAVQLLGVLILIALVSKAGTDTRPPARRGSWKAPLVPLLEMGRLLRQDRTFLRYEAAFMTYGAAFMICEALLPVLATDRLDMRYEEYAHSTQMILRGAMLVLTLPMGWLLDKAGPIRTSGLAFAVLGLYPLLLLVATGPSGVATASLVYGCGLAGVMMGWTLGPILLAGSADKVPLYSGVHASLVGLRGVVFQSLGMLMYKLTGSFSIPLILAATLFAFAAAQMWLLSGKVSDRTPTASPKVS, encoded by the coding sequence ATGGGCGAGAGTCCCGAATCGCGAGCACAGTCTGTTCCCGCCTCAATCGAGGACGGCGTTGCTACGCCGCCGCGGGCGTTGCGGCCGGCGGTTGCGCTGGTGGGGCAGATTCTCTACATGCTCTGCTATTCCACGCTTTTCGCCAACATCATGTGGCTGATGCCGATGCTGGTGCGATTGCGCTTCGGCGACGACAACCCGGACATCAAGGACTGGCAGACGACGCTCGTCACCGCCGCCATTCCGACGCTGATGATGTTCTCGATCTTCTGGGCCGAGTTGCTCTCCTGGATTCGCGTGCGGACGTACCTGTTGCTCTTCTGGCTGGTGGCAGCGTTGCCGCTGGGGCTCATCTCCCTTGCTGGCGATTACTGGCAGTTTCTGGCGTGCCATGTCGTCTCCTGCATCGGCTTCGCAAGCTGGCCGCCGGTCTATGGCAAGCTCCTCAAACAGTTCTATCCCGATTCGATTCGCGGCCGCGCGTACGCCGTTCTGAATTTGACCATGTTTGCGGGGAGTGCCGGAGCGGTGTACCTGGTCGGCCGCTGGCTCGAACAACGGCCGGATGCATTCCGCATGTTCTTCGTCGGCGCCTGTGCCGTGCAACTGCTGGGCGTGCTGATCCTGATTGCCCTTGTCAGCAAGGCCGGCACTGACACGCGTCCTCCGGCCCGCCGCGGCTCATGGAAGGCCCCGCTGGTGCCGCTGTTGGAAATGGGGCGTCTGCTGCGCCAGGATCGCACGTTCCTGCGCTACGAGGCGGCGTTCATGACCTATGGCGCCGCGTTCATGATCTGCGAGGCACTGTTGCCAGTGTTGGCGACCGATCGGCTCGACATGCGCTACGAGGAATACGCGCACTCGACGCAGATGATTCTGCGCGGCGCGATGCTGGTGCTCACACTCCCAATGGGCTGGCTGCTCGACAAAGCCGGGCCGATCCGCACCAGTGGCCTGGCGTTCGCCGTGCTCGGGCTCTATCCGCTGCTGCTGCTTGTCGCGACCGGCCCGTCTGGCGTCGCGACCGCCAGCCTAGTCTACGGCTGCGGCCTGGCGGGCGTGATGATGGGCTGGACGCTGGGGCCGATCCTGCTGGCAGGCAGCGCCGATAAGGTACCCCTCTATTCCGGCGTTCACGCTTCTCTTGTCGGCTTGCGTGGCGTTGTGTTCCAGAGTCTGGGCATGCTGATGTACAAACTCACCGGCTCATTCAGCATCCCGCTGATCCTCGCCGCGACGTTGTTCGCCTTCGCCGCCGCGCAGATGTGGTTGCTGTCCGGGAAAGTATCGGACCGCACGCCCACGGCGTCCCCTAAGGTCTCATAA
- the rpmB gene encoding 50S ribosomal protein L28 produces MARKCPYTGKQTIFGRSIARRGKAKYLGGVGRKVTGITKRRFKPNIQKVRAIIDGKVCRIRVSAKAIRMGLITKPPKRTWRPEQQEAPAGE; encoded by the coding sequence ATGGCTCGCAAGTGTCCTTATACCGGCAAGCAGACAATCTTCGGGCGTTCGATCGCGCGGCGCGGTAAAGCCAAGTACCTCGGCGGTGTCGGCCGCAAGGTCACCGGCATCACCAAACGCCGCTTCAAACCCAATATCCAGAAGGTCCGCGCCATCATCGACGGCAAGGTCTGCCGCATCCGCGTCAGCGCCAAGGCCATTCGCATGGGCCTGATCACCAAGCCGCCCAAGCGCACCTGGCGTCCCGAGCAGCAGGAAGCTCCGGCGGGCGAATAG